A stretch of the Lolium perenne isolate Kyuss_39 chromosome 3, Kyuss_2.0, whole genome shotgun sequence genome encodes the following:
- the LOC127318327 gene encoding uncharacterized protein — translation MEMQLYFGSGGGGSGSDVVDWFHPLAEFPALPLCMSPPPLLTSDGTSLPMAAAAPSHDPGSAGGYSSAIILREDATTGFLPMIPPPFATDDIDNSYVLPPLPADLATAGLDDALLMQPFSDIDLDAFCNVDFKPEPVDLDAAMVPLGHDFGELPMAIMNPLQQNNASRGGVLQLVHDLQAEDEESINVVDRVYGAEQTEPPPRRVKRSSERSGAAASGKSLDHIGFEELRKYFYMPITKAAREMNVGLTVLKKRCRELGVARWPHRKMKSLRSLILNIQEMRKGAMSSAEVQRELEALERYCARMEENPAIELTEQTKKLRQACFKENYKRRRAAAGSLLDHCYHDFGHQEMSKGWLLRALPAERLGGTSCSPPFDVDDALETSLVLSLPSHFPLPLSLPSNHAAQTLTRRRPPSTAAARGLPAPIRRRHGLCLTFLVLPVKGIGLRRPQTSAPPLLPPFRPAPNRRRLTFPAFAA, via the exons ATGGAGATGCAGCTGTActttggcagcggcggcggcggcagcggcagcgatgTTGTTGACTGGTTCCATCCGCTGGCCGAGTTCCCGGCGTTGCCGTTGTGTatgtcgccgccgccgctcctcacAAG CGACGGCACCTCCTTGCCCATGGCCGCCGCAGCGCCTTCCCACGATCCTGGCAGCGCTGGAGGTTACTCGTCGGCTATCATCCTGAG GGAGGACGCCACGACGGGCTTCTTGCCGATGATCCCTCCGCCGTTCGCTACAGATGATATCGACAACAGCTACGTCCTCCCGCCGTTGCCTGCAGACCTTGCCACTGCAGGCCTCGACGACGCATTGCTCATGCAGCCGTTCAGCGACATCGACCTGGACGCGTTCTGCAACGTCGACTTTAAGCCCGAGCCTGTTGATCTTGACGCAGCAATGGTGCCGCTGGGCCACGATTTCGGGGAGCTTCCTATGGCGATCATGAACCCGCTGCAGCAGAACAATGCATCGCGCGGCGGCGTCCTCCAGCTGGTCCACGACCTCCAAGCTGAGGACGAAGAATCCATCAATGTCGTCGACAGGGTCTACGGCGCTGAGCAGACGGAGCCACCGCCGCGGCGTGTAAAGAGGAGCAGCGAGCGGTCAGGAGCAGCCGCCAGTGGCAAAAGCCTCGACCACATCGGGTTCGAGGAGCTGCGCAAGTACTTCTATATGCCCATCACCAAGGCGGCGCGGGAGATGAACGTGGGCCTCACCGTGCTCAAGAAGCGCTGCCGCGAGCTCGGAGTCGCGCGGTGGCCGCATCGTAAGATGAAGAGCCTCAGGTCCCTCATCCTCAACATCCAG GAGATGAGGAAGGGAGCCATGTCTTCGGCGGAGGTGCAGCGGGAGCTGGAGGCGCTGGAGAGGTATTGCGCGCGTATGGAGGAGAACCCGGCAATCGAGCTGACGGAGCAGACCAAGAAGCTGCGGCAGGCGTGCttcaaggaaaattacaagaggaGGAGAGCAGCAGCCGGGAGCTTGCTTGATCACTGCTACCATGATTTTGGTCATCAGGAGATGAGCAAAG GCTGGCTGCTGCGTGCCCTGCCGGCAGAGAGGCTCGGCGGCACCTCATGCTCACCGCCCTTCGACGTGGACGACGCCCTGGAGACCTCCCTCGTGCTCTCTCTCCCCTCTCACTTCCCCCTGCCCCTCTCTCTTCCGAGCAACCATGCCGCCCAAACCCTAACCCGACGCCGGCCGCCCTCAACCGCCGCCGCTAGAGGCCTCCCCGCGCCCATCCGACGACGCCACGGGCTCTGCCTCACCTTCCTCGTCCTCCCCGTGAAGGGAATCGGACTGAGACGCCCGCAGACGTCCGcgccaccgcttcttcccccattCCGGCCGGCCCCCAATCGCCGCCGACTAACCTTCCCCGCCTTCGCCGCCTAG